A single genomic interval of Mucilaginibacter robiniae harbors:
- a CDS encoding glycosyltransferase family 4 protein, whose product MKKVCFFISSINLFGGTGRVCTEIANALARLDYTVTILSFHGDKPYFELHSSIKVVKLYSKKYNFKLFLPFVILKLRQKVKKIDPDILINVDSALFAYSFVSTKRLNIKNIVWEHFNFNVSLGASVRIWARRLAVKHADVIVTLTSLDKNIWEKNLDCKVPITSIPNPLPFYNEIYDPNKNKVVLSVGRLTQEKGFDRLLDVWYIVKQNATAADWQLHIVGSGELKSALENKIDALQLNSSVQLIPATSTIQDHYQDAAIYCMTSRFEGFGMVLIEAEAFGLPIVSYNCEIGPVEIIKHNHNGYLIKDGDEKSLANALLYLMDNEDERLQMGERAFNDSANYRVDVVIKRWLALFHYICTDHRAEHNKL is encoded by the coding sequence ATGAAGAAAGTATGTTTCTTTATCTCCTCCATTAACTTGTTTGGTGGTACAGGCAGGGTTTGCACTGAAATTGCTAATGCACTTGCAAGGCTGGATTATACAGTTACTATATTAAGTTTTCATGGAGACAAACCTTATTTTGAATTGCATTCAAGTATCAAAGTTGTAAAGTTATATAGTAAAAAATACAACTTTAAACTGTTTTTACCTTTTGTAATTTTAAAGTTAAGGCAAAAAGTAAAGAAAATCGACCCTGATATTTTGATTAATGTTGATTCTGCTCTGTTTGCTTATTCATTCGTATCAACTAAAAGATTAAATATAAAAAATATTGTATGGGAACACTTTAACTTCAATGTAAGTCTAGGTGCCAGTGTTAGAATTTGGGCTCGACGCTTGGCCGTTAAGCATGCGGATGTTATTGTAACATTAACAAGCCTGGATAAAAACATTTGGGAGAAAAATTTGGATTGCAAAGTACCTATTACTTCAATTCCAAATCCGCTACCTTTTTATAATGAAATATATGATCCTAACAAGAATAAAGTTGTGTTATCAGTCGGCCGTTTAACTCAAGAAAAAGGTTTCGACCGCTTGTTAGATGTTTGGTATATAGTAAAGCAAAATGCTACTGCTGCCGACTGGCAATTGCACATTGTTGGATCTGGTGAATTAAAGAGTGCATTAGAAAATAAAATTGATGCTTTACAATTAAATAGTTCAGTTCAACTCATTCCAGCAACATCAACTATCCAAGATCATTATCAAGATGCTGCTATTTATTGCATGACTTCGCGCTTTGAAGGCTTTGGTATGGTTTTGATTGAAGCCGAAGCTTTTGGTTTACCTATAGTAAGCTACAATTGTGAAATAGGCCCTGTAGAAATAATTAAACATAACCACAATGGATATTTAATAAAAGATGGTGATGAAAAATCTTTAGCAAACGCGCTATTATATTTGATGGATAACGAAGATGAAAGATTGCAAATGGGAGAGAGGGCATTTAATGATTCGGCAAATTATAGGGTAGATGTTGTGATTAAAAGATGGCTTGCCTTGTTTCATTATATTTGCACTGATCATCGTGCAGAACATAATAAGCTTTAA
- a CDS encoding glycosyltransferase: MQNIISFKVKILYFITGLRLGGAETQLLLLAKNVRKLGHDVMVVAMESGGIMAEKFRSESIQVEELSISGVATIWNGYYRFKAIVQNYSPDVIHAHMIHANLFSRIYSMFNCVPKLISTAHNIKEGNKLLMSGYYFTRLIPDWSTNVSQEAFDQYVKQKYFFRQKSVFIPNAVDTNQFYPDQKHTTRLRKEFNIQENAYVFFSAGRLHVQKNHAALLNAFAIVRHKLCYAVLLLAGEGPLEKELRFLCKELSIEEHVKFIGRRNDIPALMNLCDCFVLSSLHEGAPLVINEAIATKTNIVATDCGGTKELLKDIGIIVDVNNISALAQAMIKTSQIPSTNERLDKARTYVINNFSIPTVVNKWIKLYTE; encoded by the coding sequence GTGCAGAACATAATAAGCTTTAAAGTGAAGATATTATACTTTATTACAGGTCTGCGGCTGGGAGGAGCTGAAACACAGTTATTATTACTAGCCAAAAATGTCAGGAAACTAGGCCATGATGTAATGGTAGTGGCAATGGAGTCAGGTGGTATAATGGCTGAAAAATTTAGAAGTGAAAGTATTCAGGTTGAGGAGTTGAGCATATCGGGTGTAGCTACAATATGGAATGGTTATTACAGGTTTAAAGCAATTGTGCAAAATTATTCGCCTGATGTAATACATGCCCACATGATTCATGCTAATTTGTTTTCCAGAATTTACAGCATGTTTAATTGTGTTCCTAAATTGATATCAACAGCTCACAATATTAAGGAGGGTAACAAATTATTAATGAGTGGTTATTACTTTACCCGTTTGATACCTGATTGGTCAACAAACGTGAGTCAAGAAGCTTTCGACCAATACGTGAAGCAAAAATATTTTTTTCGTCAAAAGTCTGTCTTTATACCTAATGCTGTTGACACTAATCAGTTTTATCCAGATCAGAAACATACCACGAGGCTCCGTAAAGAATTTAATATACAAGAGAATGCTTATGTTTTTTTTTCGGCTGGGAGATTGCATGTACAAAAAAATCATGCTGCTCTGCTAAATGCATTTGCAATAGTTCGGCATAAACTATGTTATGCTGTATTGCTTCTTGCTGGAGAAGGTCCGTTAGAAAAAGAGTTACGTTTCTTATGTAAAGAGTTAAGCATAGAAGAACATGTAAAGTTTATTGGTCGCAGAAATGATATTCCTGCTTTGATGAATTTATGTGACTGTTTTGTTTTAAGTTCTTTACATGAAGGTGCTCCATTAGTTATAAATGAAGCAATTGCAACTAAAACCAATATTGTAGCTACAGATTGCGGTGGAACCAAAGAATTACTGAAAGATATAGGTATTATAGTAGATGTAAATAACATATCTGCTTTAGCCCAAGCGATGATAAAAACTAGTCAAATTCCTTCTACTAATGAACGCTTGGATAAAGCGCGCACCTATGTGATTAATAATTTTTCTATCCCTACTGTTGTTAATAAATGGATAAAATTATACACAGAATAA
- a CDS encoding glycosyltransferase gives MKLLLIITDYGGFNNFLSEVAVQLIREGHEVHVICSPVKVIDYTDKYNYTALGIAFHYLDFPRSFNLFKQIAASKNINRKITEIQPDLINIHFTTGIFTTVVWRKPPFFTIGTIHGIGYPVIRERIKRNIFKVVERLCFSRLDQVYVINDFDYCLVKSIYPNKAFKHVSYGVGCDLRKFNALNFTDKAKLDIRADLSINKEDFVLMFTGRFVAFKGFNLIIEAMVSIITESTYPDIKLLLVGGEDAAHNTGLTHEQNKFYKNNKQITCIGFTADVDRYLAIADLFVFPSEKEGMPVSIMEALAMGVPVLTLNSRGCNDLIKNQDNGIVLQENASAQEIKKAILKLYHDRSLLKRLSVNALKSRDLLGRHLYVKEQINIYKSIVNRVK, from the coding sequence ATGAAGTTGTTGTTAATAATTACTGATTATGGTGGGTTTAACAACTTTTTATCGGAAGTTGCTGTACAACTGATACGAGAAGGACATGAGGTTCATGTTATTTGTTCGCCAGTAAAAGTTATAGATTATACAGATAAATATAACTACACTGCTTTGGGCATCGCTTTTCATTATCTGGATTTTCCAAGATCATTCAATTTATTTAAGCAAATAGCTGCTTCTAAAAACATAAACCGGAAAATTACAGAGATTCAACCAGACTTAATCAATATCCATTTCACTACAGGTATTTTTACTACAGTTGTGTGGCGGAAGCCGCCATTCTTTACCATCGGTACTATTCATGGTATAGGCTATCCTGTTATACGTGAAAGAATTAAGCGAAATATTTTTAAAGTGGTCGAAAGATTATGCTTTAGTAGGCTTGATCAAGTTTATGTAATTAATGATTTTGATTACTGTTTAGTAAAAAGTATCTACCCCAACAAAGCATTTAAGCATGTTTCTTATGGTGTGGGATGTGATTTGCGAAAGTTCAATGCATTAAATTTTACAGATAAAGCAAAGTTGGATATCCGTGCTGACTTGTCAATAAATAAGGAAGATTTTGTATTGATGTTTACCGGCAGATTTGTAGCCTTTAAAGGTTTTAACTTGATTATAGAAGCTATGGTAAGTATTATAACAGAATCAACATATCCTGATATTAAGCTATTGTTGGTAGGAGGAGAAGATGCAGCTCATAATACAGGCTTAACTCATGAACAAAATAAGTTTTATAAGAATAATAAGCAAATTACTTGTATTGGTTTCACAGCTGATGTAGATCGTTATCTAGCTATTGCAGACCTGTTTGTTTTTCCAAGCGAGAAAGAAGGTATGCCGGTAAGTATTATGGAGGCATTGGCAATGGGAGTGCCAGTACTAACATTAAATTCAAGAGGATGCAATGATTTAATAAAAAATCAGGATAACGGCATTGTATTACAAGAAAATGCTTCAGCTCAGGAAATTAAAAAAGCTATTTTAAAGTTGTATCATGATCGATCATTACTAAAACGTTTATCGGTGAACGCGCTGAAAAGTAGAGATTTGCTAGGTAGGCATCTGTATGTTAAAGAGCAAATTAACATATATAAATCTATAGTGAACAGGGTTAAATAG
- a CDS encoding ABC transporter permease, which produces MNKIDTIDPVEDAEGYWNIDIQPLGSMFDLKLLDVWHYRDLFWLLVRRDFVSFYKQTVLGPLWFFVQPLFTTFIYSYIFGSLAGIATDGIPRPLFYIAGITWWNYFSECLNRTASVFRENAHVFGKVYFPRMIMPLSIVCSSLIKFAVQILMLLFFMLWYAITDGTFHMNSYALLFPVLVLLMALQGLGLGMIVSSLTTKYRDLIFLVGFGVQLLMYGTTVVYPLSAAPQQYKWLISINPITPILEAFRYGFFGAGSFSWESLGLSALITLIITFIGVIIFSKVERTFIDTV; this is translated from the coding sequence ATGAATAAGATAGATACAATTGATCCTGTTGAAGATGCTGAAGGTTATTGGAATATAGATATACAACCTTTGGGCAGCATGTTTGATTTAAAGCTGCTGGATGTTTGGCATTACCGTGATTTATTTTGGCTATTAGTAAGAAGAGATTTCGTTTCCTTCTATAAGCAAACTGTTCTTGGACCATTATGGTTTTTTGTACAACCGCTTTTTACAACTTTTATTTACTCCTATATATTCGGCTCATTAGCGGGGATAGCTACAGATGGTATCCCACGTCCATTATTCTACATTGCTGGTATAACTTGGTGGAATTATTTTTCAGAATGTCTAAACCGGACAGCATCCGTGTTCAGAGAGAATGCACATGTTTTCGGAAAAGTGTATTTTCCAAGAATGATTATGCCGTTAAGTATTGTATGTAGCAGTCTGATAAAGTTTGCTGTACAAATTTTAATGTTGCTTTTCTTTATGCTGTGGTATGCTATAACTGATGGAACATTTCACATGAACAGTTATGCCTTGCTCTTCCCGGTACTAGTACTGTTAATGGCTTTACAGGGTCTGGGCCTAGGTATGATTGTATCTTCATTAACAACTAAATATCGCGACTTAATATTTTTAGTTGGTTTTGGTGTACAACTCTTAATGTACGGAACAACCGTAGTGTATCCTTTATCTGCTGCTCCACAACAATATAAATGGTTAATCAGCATAAATCCTATAACACCAATACTAGAAGCTTTTCGATATGGTTTTTTTGGAGCAGGCTCATTCTCATGGGAATCATTAGGGTTAAGTGCGTTGATTACATTGATAATTACCTTCATTGGCGTAATTATTTTTAGTAAGGTTGAACGTACATTTATTGATACCGTTTAA
- a CDS encoding ABC transporter ATP-binding protein gives MAKVIRAENISKAYRLGEISTGTLSQDLHRWWNNVRGKEDPFLKIGEANDRSKKGNSDVVWSLKDINFEIEQGDAVGIIGRNGAGKSTLLKLLSRVTAPTTGTMKAHGRIASLLEVGTGFHPELTGRENIYLNGAILGMRKSEINRKFDEIVNFSGVERYIDTPVKRYSSGMYVRLAFAVAAHLESEILIVDEVLAVGDAEFQKKCLGKMGDVSKGEGRTVLFVSHNMPSILELCNQGIYMKNGCLVNTGNINSVVSRYLDSGAGVRFVNKKEEITKPEIMYAMIDEDELEKGNLYMNFKFNSPFSLQPPVIGILINNSLAQPVFTTNPRMHSSNYGTRGKASSGEVSLRITDLPLLSGEYSVSCFLGDMVNDFNSYLDCLRFNFQAKNVDNSKVPELKYVGSVNIKNAEWKLL, from the coding sequence ATGGCAAAGGTAATAAGAGCAGAAAATATATCTAAGGCATATAGGCTTGGAGAAATAAGCACCGGAACATTATCACAAGACTTACATCGTTGGTGGAATAATGTACGAGGCAAAGAGGACCCATTCTTAAAAATTGGTGAGGCTAATGATCGAAGCAAGAAGGGGAATAGTGATGTAGTATGGAGTTTAAAGGACATTAACTTTGAAATAGAGCAAGGAGATGCTGTAGGTATTATTGGCCGCAACGGTGCTGGTAAAAGCACACTGTTGAAATTATTAAGCCGTGTTACCGCCCCCACTACAGGTACAATGAAAGCTCACGGCCGAATAGCCAGTTTATTGGAAGTAGGTACAGGTTTTCATCCTGAACTTACCGGACGAGAAAATATTTATTTGAATGGCGCAATTTTAGGAATGCGCAAAAGTGAAATAAACCGAAAATTTGATGAAATAGTCAATTTTTCGGGAGTGGAACGATATATAGATACACCCGTAAAGCGCTATAGTAGTGGAATGTACGTAAGGCTAGCCTTTGCTGTAGCTGCACATCTTGAATCGGAAATCTTAATAGTAGATGAAGTGTTAGCCGTAGGAGATGCCGAATTTCAAAAAAAGTGTTTAGGGAAAATGGGAGATGTGAGTAAAGGTGAAGGCCGTACAGTTTTGTTTGTAAGTCATAACATGCCTAGTATTCTGGAATTGTGTAACCAAGGTATTTATATGAAAAATGGTTGCTTGGTTAATACCGGAAACATTAACAGTGTAGTAAGCCGTTACTTGGATTCAGGAGCAGGTGTAAGGTTTGTTAACAAAAAGGAGGAAATTACTAAACCTGAAATTATGTATGCGATGATAGATGAAGATGAACTTGAGAAAGGAAATCTTTATATGAACTTCAAATTTAATTCGCCATTTTCTTTACAGCCTCCTGTTATAGGAATTTTAATTAACAATTCACTAGCTCAACCTGTTTTTACGACTAATCCACGGATGCATTCATCTAATTATGGTACCAGAGGTAAAGCTTCATCGGGTGAAGTATCATTACGAATAACGGATTTGCCTTTATTAAGTGGTGAATACTCGGTTTCTTGTTTTTTAGGAGATATGGTCAATGACTTCAATTCTTATTTAGATTGTTTGCGGTTTAATTTTCAAGCAAAAAACGTTGATAATTCAAAAGTTCCTGAACTGAAGTACGTAGGTTCGGTCAATATAAAAAACGCTGAATGGAAATTACTTTAA